In one window of Carassius auratus strain Wakin chromosome 28, ASM336829v1, whole genome shotgun sequence DNA:
- the LOC113047463 gene encoding zinc finger protein 271-like has product MNIHTGEKQYACDQCGKMFLWASLLKKHLKVHAKKKPHSCHLCGKSFLHLQSLKVHQRIHTGEREYMCFECEKTFSSESSLKLHERIHTGEKPYKCSHCDKRFSLSSNLKTHERIHTGEKPYKCSHCDKRFSQTVNLKTHERIHTGEKPYKCSHCDKRLNNLSSLKTHEKIHTGEKPYKCLICDKRFSHTRDLKTHGRIHTGEKPYKCSHCDKRFNNISGLKTHERIHTGEKPFKCSHCDKRFSQTVNLKTHERIHTGEKPYKCSHCDKRFNVSSSLKTHEMIHTGEKPYECSHCDMKFSRSVTLKKHDRIHTGDKPYKCSQCDKRFSVSSSLKTHERIHTGEKPYECSHCDKRFSRSVSLKKHERIHTGEKPYTCSHCDKRFSVSSSLKRHERIHTGEKSYKCSHCDRKFSRSISLKKHERIHTRAARCVV; this is encoded by the exons atgaacatccacactggagagaagcagtacgcatgtgatcagtgcggtaaaatgtttttatgggcttcacttctgaagaaacacttgaaagttcatgcaaagaagaagccacattcatgtcatttgtgtggtaaGAGTTTTTTGCATCTACAAAGTTTGAAAGTACATCAGAGAATACATACTGGTGAaagagagtacatgtgctttgagtgtgaaaagacttttagttCAGAGAGCAGTTTAAAActgcatgagaggattcacactggagagaaaccttacaagtgttcacactgtgacaagagattcagtctatcatcaaatctgaaaacacatgagaggatccacactggagaaaaaccttacaagtgttcccactgtgacaagagattcagtcagacagtaaatctgaaaacacatgagaggatccacactggagagaaaccttataagtgttcacactgtgacaagagattaaataatttatcaagtctgaaaacacatgagaagattcacactggagagaaaccttataagtgtttaatctgtgacaagagattcagtcacaCAAGAGATCTGAAAACCCAtgggaggatccacactggagagaaaccttacaagtgttcacattgtgacaagagattcaataatATATcaggtctgaaaacacatgagaggattcacactggagagaaaccttttaaatgttcacactgtgacaaaagattcagtcagacagtaaatctgaaaacacatgagaggatccacactggagagaaaccatacaaatgttcacactgtgacaagagatttaatgtgtcatcaagtctgaaaacacatgagatgatccacactggagagaaaccttatgagtgttcacactgtgacatgaAATTCAGTCGTTCAGTAACTCTGAAAAAACATGataggatccacactggagataaaccttacaagtgttcacaatgtgacaagagattcagtgtgtcatcgagtctgaaaacacatgagaggatccacactggagagaaaccttatgagtgttcacactgtgacaagagattcagtcgttCAGtaagtctgaaaaaacatgagaggatccacactggagagaaaccttatacgtgttcacattgtgacaagagattcagtgtgtcatcaagtctgaaaagacatgagaggattcacactggagagaaatcttataagtgttcacactgtgacaggaAATTCAGTCGTTCAAtaagtctgaaaaaac atgagaggatccacactagggctgcacgatgtgtcgtttaa